AAAacagaatcatatatatatatatatataagttaaactAACACCCGCACGGGTGTgcgagtcaaaatctagttttcattatcattcttttaaaatattttacattgtAATCAATTTGTTGaaatgttgaattttattttatcgacGATTTTGATTAACAATGCATTTTAATATGTAGttttttaagtttatctatGTAAGAAACATATTGTTTACTGATAAATGAAAAAGTGAaattaattagaataaaatGAGGATAAAGTTAATCTGTACATGATGTGTTTAGAATTCAAGgttttaaaatgacaaaaagaaaCAGTTAATCAATTGATGGAAATTCTTAAAATTCTTACAATTcaacaataatatatactagacttTGATCCGCGCACCTGCGCgggtttatattttgaaaaatatgttgatatttgtttttcatgtaattattaatgtttGGCAAAATGAATCCGAGGAACAGAACCGATaccgatccaaaaatatagtaccaaacccgaacataaattgattaaatattcgagttattcaaaattttgttatttagagaaccgaacctgatccgaaccgaagtattcgggtacccgaattatctaaaaatagatttatatacttatatagaacaaaacttaggttcaccccctaaggtgaaactttaaattcaccccaccctttatgaccaatcaaagttacacatagattattaattaaaaacattaaattaaataaaaaatatctacaaaaaataaaaacgctaattttaatgacgctaacgcttctagcgaaaccctaaaccctaaatcttaaattctaaaccctgtaccctaaattttaaacccaaatccaaacccctaaacccaaaccatatatcctaaaccctaatcttataccctaaacccaaattatataccttaaacccaaaaatggactataaacctaaaccatataccctaaacccaagtcttacaccctaaatccaaaccgtaaaccttaaccgaaaccctatagcatctaagtttggggtttgggtttagggtttaccgtttgggttttaggtctaggatttgggtttagggtataggttttaggtttaggatttacggtttgggtttaggatttaccgtttggacttatggttaaggtttttggtttagggtatacggtttgggtttacggtttacggtttgagtttagggtctaggacttgggtttaggatatagagtttaggtttatagtctagtttttgggtttagggtatataatttgggtttagggtctaggattagggtttagggtatagggtttgggtttaggggtttggatttaggtttagaatttaggatgtatggtttaaaatttaagagttagggtttagggtttaaccggAAGCGTTAGCGTTGTTAAAattaacgtttttattttttgtagctattttttatttggcgAGACGGGGCGAGGAGCTCGAGCTCGCCAGCGTCGGGACTCCTCATCCCGTCCTTGCTCATCTGCTGTTTTGCTGGTCCGTTTTCCCTCTGCTCTGCTCGTCGACTCTGGTCCAACTCCGACGGAGCCCCCTCGCCCCGTCTCCGTTCTTACACCACCTGTTTCTCCGCTCCGCCCCTCACCGTGTTCTTCTCGTGAAGCTCTGCGTTACTCAGTCGCCGGCTCCGACGAACAAACTGATTCTGTCATCCTCCTGCTCGATCCTTGCTCTGTTGTAGTACTGAGTTTTCTCTCTCGAGTGAACTTGTTCTCGGTGAGGTCTTTGAAGAGTAATCCCAGATCTATGGTCACAGAAGACTTTGTGAGATCTTTGAAGAGTAGTCTCAGATCTATGGTCAAGGAAGGCTTTCCCTTCCACACCAGTCCGGCGAAAAACATCCTAATTGAAAGGTACGTGTCAAACCCAGCCTTAAGGGCTCTGATTTCTCTGCAAGATTTGTTTGGGACTGCGAAGAGCTTGGTTGAGGAAAGAATCGTCGCCATACTAGTCTCTCTCCAGTACAGCACAAACCAAAGCTTTGAGGACAGGCTGTTGTTAGTGAATGTATTGGTGGTGACTGGTTTATACAAGGTTCAGCTCTCACTCCGTCAAGATAAATCTGTATTCACTGCCAAACCGTGTGTTCGGTATCTGCTACTCCTCCATACTTTCACCTCAATGCCCCAGCTTCTACGGTTCATCAACTTCTATGTGTCCTGGCCTACAACAACGTTGAGCCACACCGGACGTGGAGAGATGGCTTTGACATCCATACCGTGCTCGTTAGTGTCAACTCCATATATGGAGTCAGAGAAGATATTTGTCCCAATCGCCTCAGCGCCCTTCTCACTGAACAACATGCTCTTCCAAACTTATGAGATTCACCTAGTCTTTTTGGAGAGTATTATCGGACGATCACCGGATGCTCCATTCTTGCGCCTACAATGTATGGTCATTGATTGTTTAAGGAAAGCAATGCCAGTCATCATTTCCACTGAGCCCGAAACTGTTACGATGAGTCTCCTAAAAGAGTACTCTAGAACCAGAGTTTATGGCTCAACTCTCCTTGACCAAGCCACCTTAATGGAATATTATTATCTTCTCTCCGATCAAGCCTGCAAGCGAGCCTCAACATCTCATAACTGTCTCAAGTATGCATCTTGGTCTCGAGGTCTCCTACCTTATGCTCCTTTGATCTTGAACTTGCTTTCAAGCAAGAGCTGGTTATTTTCAGTGGCGGTATGCAACTGCTCCCAAACCCTTCGTGGGTATTTCAACGTCGATCATTCCGACTATAATTTGTTCTCTCCAAGAACAGTTTCATGGATTCAAGTGAAGTATCTCTACGGGTCATTTTACTCCTTGAACACATCTATCGTTTTCTTTATTGTAGTTTCCTTCTGTTTTCGTCTTCCCGTTGAGTTTTCCTCCGGATGTAATCGTCTTAGCTCGTTTAACATTTAGATTAATATAATCAgtttcgtgacaaaaaaaaagctattttttatttaatttaatattttttaattaataatttatgtgtcactttgattggttcTAAAGGGTGgtgtgaatttaaaggttcaccctagagGGTTAACCTAAGTTATGTCCTATATATATGTACCTACAGTAAAACTAGTTCTTACGACTGAATAACCCCTTCTAAccaattttattattctttttagaaGCGAAAATTAAACTGTATTCAAtaaagatgcaaaaaaaaatttaacagcatgttaaaatactttaatcgtACGTGATTTATCTGCAGCTTTCGACAACGTAGATTCTTATATTGACAAGTAACATGAGTTGGAGAATACGTAGATAAGAAAACagacaagaaaaacaaagtaaaaaacgGCTAATTACTAGCTGTGTACGTGAGATGCGCATCTGTTGCTTGCTGGTTATTCAAGTTTCAGTTATTTTCGAAgtcaaaaatttataacaacCCCTTCTTGTAGTCTTCATCTCCCACAATCCATTGAGCAACAAACCCTAAGCCATTCCATTAGATCTTGATCCCGAAGCTCCTCTTCGATACccaactctcttttttttacttCTCTAAAAATGAATCAACAAAATCCACACATGGATTACTGGGACGCCCAATGGCGAGGCTACAAGAGAAACGCGTCTAGCTTCTGCGAGACACATCCTTTCCTGATAAACTCGCAAGGGGTATGGGAGATATTGGTTAACAAGGCACAAGGGATGAGCTTCTGGGAATATCCACTTCCAAATCTCGAGATCATAATATTTTCGACTTTTGTTATTTGGCGGCTCTTTGATTTCACATGCAGCAAGATCGGTCTTCGAGTACCTAGATTCACTTATATGATGAtcgtgagtttttttttttaatcttaatatcCCTCCCTCACGTTTTTCATTTCAACAACTCACGATGCATTTCTTCTTGTTGAAGGCAGGGGTAATCTTAGGTCAAACTTGTTACGTAAACAACAAGTCATGGCTTCACAACATATTTTTTCCTGATGATGGCCGACCAAAGGTCGCCGAGACACTGGGGGCCTTCGGGTTCCTTTTATATTGGTTCCTAAAGGGTGTGACAATGGAAGCTGGAACAGGATTGAGGATGGGTAAAAAAGCTGGTGTGATTGGTTTCACCACAATGTTTGCACCCTTGATCTGTGGCAACTTCTTGTTCAGATGGAGAAAAAGAGGCAATATAAGCGTGTTAATCACAGAATACAGGTTGATCATATTCATGCAAAGCATATCCGCCTTCACAAGCATCGACACACTCTTAAGAGACCTCAAGATCAAACACTCGGAGTTTGGAAGGATAGCACTCGCCGGGTCCATGGTGACCGACATGTTGGCTTTTATCGTAACGTTTTTGAATGCCATGCATTATGAAAAATATGACGGATTGCTGCAAACCATATTTAGCTGCTTATTTTTCGCCTTTATGATATTTGTCATGAGGCCAGCTATGTACTGGGTGATCAAGCAGACTCCAGAAGGGAGGCCGGTCAAGGATTTCTACATCTACTTGATTTTGGCGCTTGCTTGCTTATCCTTCAAATATTTTGTCGCGATTCATTCGTATGGACCCGCGGGATCGTTTGTTTTTGGCTTGGCTGTCCCCAACGGATATCCTCTAGGTTCTGCTTTTGTTCAAAAGTTTGAGAGCTTTAATCTTGGTGCTTTATTTCCACTGTTTGGATCATTGACTATGATGCAAGTGGATGTCCCGTGGTTGTTGAAAGAGTGTGGAAATCTCATACGCATGGAGGGTCAGCTTTACGAGGTTGTTTCCTTTATTCTTTTTGTGAATGCCACAAAGTTCATCGCTTCCACCATTGCCGCATATTCTTTTAAAATGCCTTTAAGAGACTCCTTTGCTCTAGCCCTTGTTTTAAATAACAAGGGGGTCTTCGAGCTCGCCTACTTCGCGTATGCAGTTGAAACAAAGGTACAAtctatgtctatatatatatcactaataagattatatgattacttattTTTGTTGACAACAAAATCATTGAACTTGTTTAACAGAAAGTAAGGCCAGGGGTTTTCACAATCGTCGCTGCAATCATCCTCTTAAACTCCATCTTCATACCAATGGCCTTGGAGCTAGTCCATGACCCAACCAAAAGATTCAAAAGCTATCGAAAAAGGAATTTGGCAATCTTGAAAGACGGCGCAGAACTCCAATCTCTTGTGTGCATCTATAAACCTGATAACATAACTTCAATGATCAACCTTTTGGAAGCTTTTAACCCATCGAAAGATTCTCCAATGGCGTGCAGCGTACTCCACCTCATCGCACTTGTGGGTCAAGCCACTCCTACGTTCATTTCCCACCAGTTGCAAAAACCGGAGCTCGGAAGTATCTCTTGTTCAGACAATGTCATAACCTCCTTCCGTCGCTTCCAACAAAAAATCTATCAATATACATCACTGGATATATTCACTTCCGTCTCCATGACCAAACACATGCATGAGGACATTTGTTGGCTAGCCCTATCCAAAAGCATGACTCTGATTCTGCTTCCTTTCCACCGAACCTGGTCTGTTGATCGATCCACGGTTATCTCTAACGATGATAAGCTGAGAATAATCAACATTAATGTCCTGAGACGATCCCCTTGCTCTGTTGGAATCTTCATCTATCGCAAACCCATCGTGGAATATCACATGACTGCCTACCACTCCAAGGTACTGATAATAACCCAAATAACACGtttcaatttattaatttaactttatagagtctatttaaaaaacaagaaaattctctttttttcagTTGTGTTTAACGTTAAATAAAAAGGCTAAATAATAGTGTAATAACGTTACCAAACTCT
The window above is part of the Brassica oleracea var. oleracea cultivar TO1000 unplaced genomic scaffold, BOL UnpScaffold01028, whole genome shotgun sequence genome. Proteins encoded here:
- the LOC106320702 gene encoding cation/H(+) antiporter 6A, with amino-acid sequence MDYWDAQWRGYKRNASSFCETHPFLINSQGVWEILVNKAQGMSFWEYPLPNLEIIIFSTFVIWRLFDFTCSKIGLRVPRFTYMMIAGVILGQTCYVNNKSWLHNIFFPDDGRPKVAETLGAFGFLLYWFLKGVTMEAGTGLRMGKKAGVIGFTTMFAPLICGNFLFRWRKRGNISVLITEYRLIIFMQSISAFTSIDTLLRDLKIKHSEFGRIALAGSMVTDMLAFIVTFLNAMHYEKYDGLLQTIFSCLFFAFMIFVMRPAMYWVIKQTPEGRPVKDFYIYLILALACLSFKYFVAIHSYGPAGSFVFGLAVPNGYPLGSAFVQKFESFNLGALFPLFGSLTMMQVDVPWLLKECGNLIRMEGQLYEVVSFILFVNATKFIASTIAAYSFKMPLRDSFALALVLNNKGVFELAYFAYAVETKKVRPGVFTIVAAIILLNSIFIPMALELVHDPTKRFKSYRKRNLAILKDGAELQSLVCIYKPDNITSMINLLEAFNPSKDSPMACSVLHLIALVGQATPTFISHQLQKPELGSISCSDNVITSFRRFQQKIYQYTSLDIFTSVSMTKHMHEDICWLALSKSMTLILLPFHRTWSVDRSTVISNDDKLRIININVLRRSPCSVGIFIYRKPIVEYHMTAYHSKICLIFNGGKDDKEALAITNRLRLTETRISLTIIRFTPTFSEMKNEEMEGTFQMVSLEETVSNVVKEKDESVTYIDKAISDGSETSKILRAMGNDYDLFIVGRSSGLGTEATSGLSEWTEFEELGPIGDLLASHEFPSRASVLVVKKQEYIHHTKSQKRRSKRCM